Proteins co-encoded in one Actinomadura luteofluorescens genomic window:
- a CDS encoding alpha/beta fold hydrolase — MPHREVIIDDRPVRLAVRDHGGSGSPVLLLHGLGGTLLHWDAVAPLLTGAHRVVTMDLRGHGLSGDGPWDWEAVLDDVQAVIDRLGLDAPLVVGHSLGGMVAVRWALRHPDGPGIVNLDGLRSAETAPHHYTGIPHDELTALLAELKALFDAQAEAMARPLPETHAAMLPQRALRTTGEGVYVRPDAALAERIRYDPYFQDGVAAVAGVRCPALFVLATENLPGLPGRVGDLMPALRAGTRRDLLALTADRPHLRVLELAGSHNMVAEQPDQIARAVLGFRTETGAGSRR; from the coding sequence GTGCCGCACCGAGAAGTGATCATCGATGACCGCCCCGTCCGCCTGGCCGTCCGCGACCACGGCGGCAGCGGATCTCCCGTGCTGCTGCTCCACGGCCTGGGCGGCACCCTTCTGCACTGGGACGCGGTCGCGCCGCTGCTGACCGGCGCGCACCGGGTCGTCACGATGGACCTGCGCGGCCACGGGCTGTCCGGCGACGGGCCGTGGGACTGGGAGGCGGTCCTGGACGATGTCCAGGCGGTCATCGACCGTCTCGGCCTGGACGCTCCGCTCGTGGTCGGCCACTCCCTCGGCGGCATGGTCGCGGTGCGGTGGGCGCTGCGCCACCCGGACGGGCCGGGCATCGTCAACCTCGACGGCCTGCGCTCGGCCGAGACCGCACCACACCACTACACGGGCATCCCGCACGACGAACTGACCGCGCTGCTGGCGGAACTGAAGGCGCTCTTCGACGCCCAGGCCGAGGCGATGGCCCGGCCGCTGCCCGAGACCCACGCCGCGATGCTGCCCCAGCGGGCACTCCGCACCACCGGCGAGGGCGTCTACGTGCGGCCGGACGCCGCGCTGGCCGAGCGGATCAGGTACGACCCGTACTTCCAGGACGGCGTCGCGGCGGTGGCCGGCGTCCGCTGCCCCGCCCTGTTCGTCCTGGCCACCGAGAACCTGCCCGGCCTGCCGGGCCGCGTCGGCGACCTCATGCCGGCGCTGCGCGCGGGAACCCGCCGCGACCTGCTGGCCCTCACCGCCGATCGGCCGCACCTGCGCGTGCTCGAACTGGCCGGCAGCCACAACATGGTCGCCGAGCAGCCCGATCAGATCGCCCGGGCCGTGCTGGGATTCCGGACGGAGACCGGGGCCGGCAGTCGGCGCTGA
- a CDS encoding AraC family transcriptional regulator: MDVLSDVIAVMRTGEPRSALVEWPAPWGQRFRTPRGAAGFQVVLRGSCWFIPEGGDPFPLAAGDVVFLPHESRHGLADAPSTPLAEHVCDPQDDVRFERRHAAAPIGRPGAGPPATVTLCGAYELDAARVHPLLDDLPSVLHLPARLGRHPRLRAAVELLGAELDDPQPGTGALVPALLDTLLLYILRAWFADQPAGGGATGWAAALADPAISAALEALHDDPARPWTVAGLGARAGLSRAAFSRRFTALVGRPPLAYLTWWRLTTAMRLLRDSDAPLNVVAEKVGYGSEYAFANAFKREFDLPPGRYRRNSRSPGRPEPADVDLAPRA, translated from the coding sequence ATGGACGTGCTGAGCGACGTGATAGCCGTGATGCGCACCGGCGAGCCGCGATCGGCACTGGTCGAATGGCCGGCGCCGTGGGGGCAGCGGTTCCGGACACCGCGGGGAGCGGCGGGATTCCAAGTCGTCTTGCGCGGTTCCTGTTGGTTCATCCCTGAAGGTGGCGACCCGTTCCCGCTGGCCGCCGGTGACGTGGTGTTCCTTCCGCACGAGAGCCGGCACGGCCTGGCCGACGCTCCGTCCACGCCCTTGGCCGAACACGTCTGCGATCCGCAGGACGACGTCAGGTTCGAGCGCAGGCACGCCGCCGCGCCGATCGGACGGCCGGGCGCCGGCCCTCCGGCCACGGTGACGCTCTGCGGGGCCTACGAACTCGACGCCGCCCGCGTCCACCCGCTGCTCGACGATCTGCCTTCGGTGCTGCATCTGCCCGCTCGGCTGGGACGCCATCCCCGGCTGCGCGCCGCGGTCGAGCTGCTCGGCGCGGAACTCGACGATCCCCAGCCGGGCACCGGCGCCCTCGTGCCCGCTCTGCTGGACACGCTGCTGCTCTACATCCTGCGGGCGTGGTTCGCCGATCAGCCGGCGGGCGGCGGGGCCACCGGGTGGGCGGCGGCGCTCGCCGACCCGGCGATCAGTGCCGCCCTGGAGGCGCTCCACGACGATCCCGCGCGTCCCTGGACCGTCGCCGGCCTGGGCGCCCGCGCGGGGCTGTCGCGGGCCGCCTTCTCCCGCCGTTTCACGGCGCTCGTGGGGCGGCCACCGCTGGCCTACCTGACCTGGTGGCGGTTGACGACCGCCATGCGGCTTCTGCGCGACTCCGACGCCCCTCTGAACGTCGTGGCGGAAAAGGTCGGATACGGCTCGGAGTACGCGTTCGCCAACGCGTTCAAACGCGAGTTCGACCTTCCGCCGGGACGCTACCGGCGCAACAGCCGCTCTCCCGGCAGGCCGGAGCCGGCGGACGTCGACCTCGCCCCGCGCGCCTGA
- a CDS encoding NADP-dependent oxidoreductase, whose translation MTPELRSDQRAASPSATMTAARVHAFGGPDVIRHERVPRPDPGPGEVLVAVAAAGFNPSDVGFRAGMMRDVVPLDLPFTLGSEAAGTVVRAGDGVERFAIGDRVVGRLDEGGAAAGYLTASAARLVRAPSRLPLAHAAAIPVAGLTAWQGLFDHSRIEPGMRILVNGAGGGVGMFAVQLARRAGARVIATAGPRSADRVRGYGAEQIIDYTRVSPHQALDRPVDLVLNLVPLPPEAAEALSRVVRPGGSIVSITGPVKPPAGSGVAATHFVARNDPAQLTELIALIDDGGVRVDVAATRPLAELPAVHRDAEAGRTHGKTILVP comes from the coding sequence ATGACACCAGAACTCCGATCGGACCAGCGCGCCGCGAGCCCGAGCGCGACGATGACGGCGGCGCGCGTCCACGCCTTCGGCGGGCCGGACGTGATCCGTCATGAGCGGGTCCCCCGTCCTGACCCGGGACCGGGCGAGGTGCTGGTAGCCGTCGCGGCCGCCGGGTTCAACCCCTCGGACGTCGGCTTCCGGGCCGGGATGATGCGGGACGTCGTCCCGCTGGACCTGCCGTTCACCCTCGGCTCCGAGGCCGCCGGGACGGTCGTCCGGGCAGGGGACGGCGTCGAGCGTTTCGCGATCGGCGACCGCGTCGTCGGCCGCCTCGACGAGGGCGGCGCGGCGGCCGGATACCTCACCGCTTCCGCCGCCCGGCTGGTTCGCGCGCCCTCCAGGCTCCCGCTCGCCCATGCCGCGGCGATCCCGGTCGCCGGCCTGACCGCCTGGCAGGGGTTGTTCGACCACTCCCGCATCGAGCCGGGCATGCGGATCCTCGTCAACGGCGCGGGCGGCGGCGTGGGCATGTTCGCCGTCCAACTGGCCCGGCGCGCCGGTGCCCGCGTCATCGCCACCGCCGGTCCGCGCAGCGCCGACCGCGTCCGCGGCTACGGCGCCGAGCAGATCATCGACTACACGCGGGTCTCCCCGCACCAGGCGCTGGACCGTCCGGTGGATCTGGTGCTCAACCTCGTCCCGCTACCGCCCGAGGCCGCGGAGGCACTATCCCGCGTCGTCCGCCCGGGCGGTTCCATCGTCTCGATCACCGGCCCGGTGAAGCCCCCGGCCGGATCGGGCGTGGCCGCCACGCACTTCGTCGCCCGCAACGACCCCGCGCAGCTCACCGAACTCATCGCCCTCATCGACGACGGCGGGGTGCGCGTGGACGTCGCGGCAACCCGTCCGCTCGCCGAACTCCCGGCCGTGCACCGGGACGCCGAAGCCGGCCGCACCCACGGCAAGACCATCCTCGTCCCCTGA
- a CDS encoding YnfA family protein, producing MTIARSLVLFVLAAVAEIGGAWMIWQGVREHRGGWWIGAGLVALGLYGFVATFQPDAHFGRVLAAYGGVFVAGSLAWGMAMDGFRPDRWDVAGAAVCVLGVLIIMYAPRA from the coding sequence ATGACCATCGCGCGCTCCCTGGTCCTCTTCGTCCTCGCCGCGGTCGCTGAGATCGGCGGAGCCTGGATGATCTGGCAGGGCGTCCGCGAGCACCGGGGCGGCTGGTGGATCGGCGCGGGCCTGGTGGCCCTCGGCCTGTACGGGTTCGTCGCCACCTTCCAGCCCGACGCCCACTTCGGCCGCGTCCTGGCCGCCTACGGGGGCGTGTTCGTCGCCGGGTCCCTGGCCTGGGGCATGGCCATGGACGGTTTCCGTCCCGACCGCTGGGACGTCGCCGGCGCGGCCGTCTGCGTCCTCGGCGTCCTGATCATCATGTACGCCCCGCGCGCCTGA
- a CDS encoding MerR family transcriptional regulator, with protein sequence MAETPGAAGGGYEGLRSGQVAEAAGVNPQTLRYYERRGLLAEPARTLGGHRLYPAEAVTVLRVIKTAQRLGFTLEEVFGLLAAARHRHGPRDAGLATGARAKLEEVERRIADLEVIRSALRGALDAGCDDLIACAGEPCCPLPFAGPGAAPERSRG encoded by the coding sequence ATGGCCGAGACGCCGGGCGCCGCGGGCGGCGGGTACGAGGGGCTGCGCTCCGGGCAGGTCGCGGAGGCGGCCGGGGTGAACCCGCAGACGCTGCGGTACTACGAGCGGAGGGGGCTGCTGGCCGAGCCCGCCCGGACGCTGGGCGGGCACCGGCTCTACCCGGCCGAGGCCGTCACGGTGCTGCGGGTGATCAAGACGGCGCAGCGGCTCGGGTTCACCCTGGAGGAGGTCTTCGGGCTGCTGGCCGCCGCGCGGCACCGGCACGGCCCCCGCGATGCCGGGCTCGCCACCGGTGCCCGCGCGAAGCTGGAGGAGGTGGAGCGGCGCATCGCCGACCTGGAGGTGATCCGGTCCGCGCTCCGCGGCGCCCTCGACGCCGGCTGCGACGACCTGATCGCCTGCGCGGGGGAGCCGTGCTGCCCGCTGCCGTTCGCCGGTCCCGGGGCCGCGCCGGAGCGTTCCCGCGGATGA
- a CDS encoding erythromycin esterase family protein, whose protein sequence is MSQDIRDFVTASCELLAFGEPTHREPSFGRLRNELLPRLAGHGFRSIAMETDRVAALAVDDFVREGEGSLDAVMREGFSHGWGDVDANRRLVAWMREYNEDRPPHERLAFHGFDAPMETLSAPSPRAYLEHARDYMGLDLDIASLSGDDRRWSRPEAVMDPAMSIGATAEARELRVIADDMLVALYERAPELIAATSRAEWSRAEIHLTAGLGLLRYHRRATQRLERNARISRLAAARDALMAQNLLAIRNAEERRGPTFVFAHNTHLQRNPSHMRMGDMDLTWFGTGAVIASLLDERYVFVAGSLGRSETIKLGEPEPDTFEGGMQCRITTWGLTPAAAIPSARRRTDAVPEQGYFPLDQAVLDTADAVLHISDGATV, encoded by the coding sequence ATGAGTCAGGACATTCGCGACTTCGTGACCGCTTCATGTGAACTGCTGGCGTTCGGCGAGCCGACGCACCGGGAACCGTCCTTCGGGCGGCTCCGCAACGAGCTGCTCCCGCGGCTGGCCGGCCACGGCTTCCGGTCGATCGCCATGGAGACCGACCGGGTGGCCGCCCTCGCCGTCGACGACTTCGTCCGGGAAGGCGAGGGGAGCCTCGACGCGGTGATGCGCGAGGGCTTCTCGCACGGCTGGGGGGACGTGGACGCCAACCGGCGGCTGGTCGCCTGGATGCGGGAGTACAACGAGGACCGTCCCCCGCACGAACGGCTGGCCTTCCACGGCTTCGACGCTCCGATGGAGACCCTCAGCGCCCCGAGCCCCCGCGCCTACCTCGAACACGCCCGCGACTACATGGGACTCGACCTCGACATCGCGTCCCTCTCCGGCGACGACCGGCGGTGGAGCCGCCCGGAGGCGGTCATGGACCCGGCCATGTCGATCGGCGCGACGGCGGAGGCCCGCGAACTGCGGGTCATCGCCGACGACATGCTCGTCGCGCTCTACGAGCGGGCGCCGGAACTGATCGCGGCGACGTCGCGCGCCGAGTGGTCCAGGGCCGAGATCCACCTCACCGCCGGGCTCGGCCTGCTGCGCTACCACAGGCGGGCGACCCAGCGACTGGAGCGGAACGCGCGCATCTCGCGCCTGGCGGCCGCCCGGGACGCGCTCATGGCCCAGAACCTCCTGGCCATCCGGAACGCCGAGGAGCGGCGCGGCCCGACCTTCGTCTTCGCGCACAACACCCACCTGCAGCGAAACCCGAGCCATATGCGCATGGGGGACATGGATCTCACCTGGTTCGGCACCGGCGCCGTCATCGCGTCCCTGCTGGACGAGCGGTACGTCTTCGTCGCCGGGAGCCTGGGCCGCAGCGAGACGATCAAGCTCGGGGAGCCGGAGCCGGACACGTTCGAGGGCGGCATGCAGTGCCGCATCACCACCTGGGGCCTGACTCCGGCCGCCGCGATCCCGTCCGCCCGCCGCCGCACCGACGCCGTCCCCGAGCAGGGCTACTTCCCCCTCGACCAGGCGGTCCTCGACACGGCCGACGCGGTCCTGCACATCAGCGACGGAGCGACCGTCTGA
- a CDS encoding TioE family transcriptional regulator, translating to MRPSDLAREHGLSAQAVRNYERDGFLPPADRTPSGYRIYTEVHAAALRAFLALVPAFGHAAGGRIMNAVHDGDLDDALLVIDRGHEQVLRDRETLAAVKNAVDHLMAEPGAGPTDAPGPRTIGELAHRLAVTPATLRNWEGAGILVPARDPGTGYRVFRANDVRDAELAHLLRRGGYPLEHIAMVVRQVRTAGGAGPLAEALDDWRRRLTARGLAMLGASGQLTLYLDVLDRAGWRRDPG from the coding sequence CTGAGGCCGTCCGACCTCGCGCGGGAGCACGGGCTGTCGGCGCAGGCCGTGCGCAACTACGAGCGCGACGGGTTCCTCCCGCCCGCGGACCGCACGCCCAGCGGCTACCGGATCTACACCGAGGTGCACGCGGCCGCCCTGCGCGCCTTCCTCGCCCTCGTCCCGGCGTTCGGGCACGCGGCCGGCGGCCGGATCATGAACGCGGTCCACGACGGCGACCTCGACGACGCCCTGCTGGTCATCGACCGCGGGCACGAGCAGGTGCTCCGCGACCGCGAGACCCTCGCGGCGGTGAAGAACGCGGTGGACCATCTGATGGCCGAGCCGGGTGCCGGGCCCACGGACGCTCCAGGCCCGCGGACGATCGGCGAGCTCGCCCACCGGCTCGCGGTCACGCCGGCGACGCTGCGCAACTGGGAAGGCGCCGGCATCCTCGTCCCCGCCCGGGACCCGGGGACCGGCTACCGCGTCTTCCGCGCGAACGACGTCCGCGACGCGGAGCTCGCCCACCTTCTCAGGCGCGGCGGCTACCCCCTGGAGCACATCGCCATGGTGGTCCGCCAGGTCCGGACGGCGGGCGGCGCCGGGCCCCTGGCCGAGGCGCTGGACGACTGGCGGCGCAGGCTCACCGCGCGGGGCCTCGCCATGCTCGGCGCGTCCGGTCAGTTGACCCTTTATCTGGACGTTCTGGACCGCGCCGGGTGGCGAAGGGATCCAGGATGA
- a CDS encoding phosphatase PAP2 family protein translates to MRWGSKSWYAVLVAVMVLVTADVLLDGPLRHLDHVVHDWSDAHIQGWRLTAVDVFAALGQRGYLARIIIPLAIIAAIRVRSLRYLWASVLIVGVLSLLQVLLKAAIPRTFPISGTDVLFVRGDAYPSGHTLNGFVLVWIILELVVVAFPASSGALPPRRRRDIAVVTGTVTAVALTVVDKHWLTDCLFSLALGPLLLQGLLILDPFATRRGPERPDKGSTDRTRRAWRGPAR, encoded by the coding sequence GTGAGGTGGGGGTCCAAGAGCTGGTACGCGGTGCTGGTGGCGGTCATGGTGCTCGTCACGGCGGACGTCCTGCTCGACGGTCCGCTCCGCCACCTCGACCATGTCGTTCACGACTGGAGCGACGCGCACATCCAGGGCTGGCGGCTGACGGCGGTGGACGTCTTCGCGGCACTCGGCCAGCGGGGCTACCTGGCCAGAATCATTATCCCGCTCGCGATCATCGCCGCGATACGGGTGCGGTCGCTGCGGTACCTGTGGGCGAGCGTGCTGATCGTGGGCGTCCTCTCGCTGCTGCAGGTGCTGCTGAAAGCGGCGATCCCCCGGACGTTCCCGATCAGCGGAACCGATGTGCTGTTCGTCCGCGGCGACGCCTACCCCTCCGGGCACACCCTCAACGGGTTCGTACTCGTCTGGATCATCCTCGAACTGGTGGTCGTCGCGTTCCCCGCCTCCTCCGGGGCTCTGCCGCCGCGACGCCGCCGCGACATCGCCGTGGTGACGGGAACGGTCACGGCGGTCGCCCTCACCGTGGTCGACAAGCACTGGCTCACCGACTGCCTGTTCAGCCTCGCCCTCGGCCCCCTGCTGCTGCAGGGCCTGCTCATCCTGGATCCCTTCGCCACCCGGCGCGGTCCAGAACGTCCAGATAAAGGGTCAACTGACCGGACGCGCCGAGCATGGCGAGGCCCCGCGCGGTGA
- a CDS encoding DUF2461 domain-containing protein: MFTGFSDEAFAFYEGLQADNSKPYWTSHKDAYERHVREPLAELCAELEDEFGAVKLFRPYRDVRFSKDKSPYKTHQGGHTGEGFYIQVDADGLMVAGGMYAPTPDQLRRYREAVASDTSGAELRAIVDRLRAAGMEIAGDRLKTRPRGTDPGHPRLDLLRHRSLYAREGWPADPWMSDPGEVIARVRASWRRLRPLVTWGHEHVGPPDSTR; this comes from the coding sequence GTGTTCACCGGCTTCAGCGACGAGGCCTTCGCCTTCTACGAGGGGCTGCAGGCCGACAACAGCAAGCCCTACTGGACGTCCCACAAGGACGCCTACGAGCGCCACGTGCGCGAACCCTTGGCCGAGCTGTGCGCCGAACTCGAAGACGAGTTCGGCGCCGTCAAGCTCTTCCGCCCGTACCGCGACGTCCGCTTCAGCAAGGACAAGTCGCCGTACAAGACCCACCAGGGCGGCCACACCGGCGAGGGCTTCTACATCCAGGTCGACGCGGACGGGCTCATGGTCGCGGGCGGCATGTACGCCCCGACCCCCGACCAGCTCCGCCGCTACCGCGAAGCCGTCGCCTCCGACACCAGCGGCGCCGAACTGCGGGCCATCGTGGACCGTCTCCGCGCCGCCGGCATGGAGATCGCAGGCGACCGCCTCAAGACCCGCCCGCGCGGGACGGACCCCGGCCACCCCCGGCTGGACCTCCTGCGGCACCGCTCCCTCTACGCCCGCGAGGGCTGGCCCGCCGACCCGTGGATGTCCGACCCCGGCGAGGTCATCGCCCGCGTCCGCGCGTCCTGGCGCCGCCTGCGCCCCCTCGTCACCTGGGGCCACGAGCACGTCGGACCGCCCGACTCCACCCGCTGA